A section of the Triticum dicoccoides isolate Atlit2015 ecotype Zavitan chromosome 7A, WEW_v2.0, whole genome shotgun sequence genome encodes:
- the LOC119330224 gene encoding uncharacterized protein LOC119330224, whose product MPEPRAILPLRALPPDAPLPFPPPFHHQTPATSAATATATASASTTPTPPPATPPNPTPPPATHPHSSSSTRPPHPWEIAARAWLESFPDGRLPTEPEVDAYIDAHRPELPSLPRSQLHQRLLALRGDQVLDPDQSAFPYRFQRTDLWKPVYQWLETLEMDSLVTSKQISDWLASNPQVMDRLVEKHSKYHLIHYSQRMHLKLLKKRGKLPKTLQLSAARATFQPSAVPVAPPESVATLPKSLPPATGGFPGGNASISPGGSANRSPGVSASRLPGGSTPIKDKNMSLSKKKEALFKYELLTDLQNQLTSVMLKHCRTVAIKDTDSLYMDIQKPETNILCIQEGATTASASNPADVPKIYVNEQPKAGGVVESEFGQKRKRNPIIVTPAWCYSEATTGTSEREQNSSSYSDGARSFNIWKGHVNPSSPQRSIKKNLLFCLEGREIGSNWSQVCSYGGYAGRNRERWTPFLEGWNSPAVQFEGPAVQAVRKSYLSWNATSCAYTSSAPSAQPHDRQGVRKVLDVKFHPEGLPQLVSCSNEAPNELLLFNLLSGRAIQLRGHNTKIQSTSFAVKGASVVSCGSNLLKVWDCITGSCLYTLGGDDQNSVGHTQKINAMAVNKWQSCLVVTSGAKGDGKLLLWNALRGELASDLNSNLRSQDMVYPSIDTMEFCSENLLACGSDCDYGGSAVVQLWDIESPESYLSFSASDSYITSLKINPAGNTIITGSGDGTIGLFDIRACSAINHLSVGSGSEVTSVSFSNCGTYFSASSTSNNTLVWDTRLVPLSHTRDVLRSKDMRFFRPLHCLSHGKQMPTAEYTSQLPGHVDEGDQGVNATQWLHNQPVLVTASGDGSVGMWDVTLGKPCVRHIVTHNRCANAVAVAPNDEYISTGGSDQKVVLYHNRNGCAHLNWRLTYPLPGTD is encoded by the exons ATGCCGGAACCGCGGGCCATCCTCCCGCTCCGCGCGCTGCCGCCGGACGCGCCGCTCCCCTTCCCCCCGCCGTTCCACCACCAGacccccgccacctccgccgccacggccacggccacggccagcGCCAGCACCACCCCGACCCCTCCCCCGGCCACGCCCCCGAATCCGACCCCTCCCCCGGCCACGCATCCCCACTCCTCGTCCTCCACGCGGCCGCCGCATCCATGGGAGATCGCCGCGCGCGCCTGGCTCGAGTCCTTCCCCGACGGCCGCCTTCCCACCGAGCCCGAGGTCGACGCTTACATCGACGCCCACCGCCCCGAGCTCCCATCCCTCCCCCGCTCCCAGCTCcaccagcgcctcctcgcgctccGCGGCGACCAG GTTTTAGATCCAGACCAAAGTGCATTCCCATACAGGTTCCAGCGAACTGATCTCTGGAAGCCTGTGTATCAGTGGTTGGAAACTCTTGAGATGGACTCGCTAGTTACATCAAAGCAGATATCGGACTGGCTTGCATCGAACCCACAGGTGATGGATAGGCTGGTTGAGAAGCATTCCAAGTATCATCTGATACACTACAGCCAGCGGATGCACTTGAAGTTGCTCAAGAAGAGAGGGAAGTTGCCAAAG ACTCTACAACTTTCTGCGGCTAGAGCCACATTCCAGCCAAGTGCTGTTCCAGTTGCCCCACCAGAAAGTGTGGCGACCTTACCGAAATCTCTACCTCCGGCGACAG GTGGATTTCCAGGCGGCAATGCAAGCATATCTCCAGGTGGCAGTGCAAACAGATCTCCAGGTGTCAGTGCAAGCAGACTTCCAGGTGGCAGTACACCAATAAAGGACAAAAATATGTCTTTGTCCAAAAAGAAAGAAGCTCTCTTCAAATATGAACT TTTGACAGATTTGCAGAATCAATTGACCAGTGTGATGTTAAAGCACTGTCGTACTGTCGCCATTAAAGATACAGATTCACTGTATATGGATATTCAAAAGCCGGAGACCAACATATTATGTATACAAGAAGGGGCAACTACTGCAAGCGCATCAAACCCTGCAGATGTGCCAAAGATTTATGTCAATGAACAGCCAAAAGCAGGGGGAGTAGTGGAGAGTGAATTTGGCCAAAAGAGAAAGAGAAACCCAATCATTGTTACACCAGCGTGGTGTTACAGTGAAGCTACAACAG GAACGTCGGAGCGTGAACAGAATTCTAGTTCATATAGTGATGGTGCGAGAAGTTTTAATATATGGAAGGGACATGTTAATCCATCGTCTCCACAGAGATCTATAAAGAAAAATCTATTGTTCTGCCTAGAGGGGCGTGAAATCGGTAGCAACTGGTCTCAAGTTTGTTCTTATGGAGGTTATGCTGGAAGGAACCGTGAAAGATGGACCCCATTTCTTGAAG GATGGAATTCACCCGCAGTTCAGTTTGAAGGGCCTGCGGTACAAGCTGTAAGAAAAAGTTACCTATCTTGGAATGCAACTTCATGTGCTTATACATCAAGTGCTCCTTCTGCTCAGCCTCATGACAGG CAAGGTGTACGCAAAGTTCTTGATGTAAAATTTCACCCAGAAGGGTTGCCCCAGCTTGTTTCTTGCTCTAATGAG GCACCAAATGAATTATTGCTTTTCAATCTTCTTTCTGGGAGGGCTATTCAACTTAGAGGCCACAATACTAAG ATCCAGTCAACCTCATTTGCAGTTAAAGGAGCAAGCGTTGTATCTTGTGGTTCTAATTTACTGAAG GTATGGGACTGCATAACGGGCTCTTGCCTCTACACCCTGGGTGGCGATGACCAAAATTCAGTGGGGCATACTCAAAAAATCAATGCTATGGCAGTGAATAAGTGGCAGTCCT GTCTGGTTGTCACTAGTGGAGCAAAAGGTGATGGGAAGCTTCTACTATGGAATGCTCTGAGAGGTGAACTCGCTTCTGATCTGAATTCAAACCTGAG GTCACAGGATATGGTGTATCCTTCGATTGATACAATGGAGTTCTGTAGTGAGAATCTTCTGGCATGTGGAAGTGACTGTGATTATGGTGGCTCAGCTGTGGTACAACTATGGGATATTGAGTCTCCAGAATCTTACTTATCTTTCTCTGCAAGCGATTCG TATATTACTTCCCTTAAAATCAATCCTGCTGGCAACACTATCATTACAG GTTCTGGTGATGGGACTATTGGTTTATTTGACATCCGTGCTTGTTCTGCAATTAATCATTTGTCGGTGGGGTCTGGTTCTGAG GTTACATCTGTTTCATTTAGCAACTGTGGTACCTATTTTTCTGCCTCTAGCACATCAAATAACACTTTGGTTTGGGATACAAGACTAGTTCCACTAAGTCACACCAGAGATGTTTTGCGAAGCAAAGACATGCGTTTTTTCCGGCCTTTACATTGCTTGAGCCATGGCAAGCAGATGCCAACTGCAGAATATACGAGCCAACTACCAGG ACATGTCGACGAGGGTGATCAGGGGGTAAATGCCACACAGTGGTTGCATAATCAACCTGTCCTTGTTACTGCAAGCGGTGATGGCAG CGTTGGAATGTGGGATGTTACTCTAGGCAAGCCTTGTGTCAGACATATCGTCACTCATAATCGATGTGCCAACGCT GTTGCTGTGGCCCCCAATGATGAATACATCTCCACAGGAGGAAGTGACCAAAAAGTT GTTTTGTATCATAATAGAAATGGGTGTGCACATCTTAATTGGCGTCTTACGTACCCTCTGCCTGGAACTGATTAA
- the LOC119330226 gene encoding serine/threonine-protein kinase RIO1-like, producing MATAAATAASPLHDSRTFALQQGELDGRFADAGEKPAAPSEEPAEAEAEEDDDDDEDDDEEYWSYHDVGEALDWLDAAEGPDGSTRLSSTFSAAGSAAAARRPNAHGGMLARTLQPLSNRTQKLASHVRAAPLEEWEGRMNVGMSNSVTTAIRDSIRDTAIGKTRNTGKADRATVEQAIDPRTRMVLFKMLNRGVFNNINGCISTGKEANVYHATKTDGSELAIKVYKTSVLVFKDRDRYVQGDYRFRHGYCKHNPRKMVKTWAEKEMRNLLRVRAEGIRCPKPLLLRLHVLVMEFIGKGGWAAPRLKDANLSDDKLRETYFEIVTTMRTLYQKCKLVHGDLSEYNILYYEGHLYIIDVSQSVDLDHPSALDFLKEDCLHVNDFFEKRGIPVMTVTELFNFVVDQNIADEDVDDYLEKVQQKILENGDTAADDDEIAPTVLVQTLDYVKQCEADIVSMSMMQRPSVGYEPTADKLYDQPLLGFVRAKNEPTENKEAQPAQKTREEPLDLQTKCSLENKEEDESGDSESCSSSDEDGSWHESTKVGPEERKAARKENKKKVKEEKRETRKTKIPKADKKKRKKMAKAKCKR from the exons atggccaccgccgccgccacagccGCCTCACCGTTGCACGACTCCCGAACCTTCGCCCTGCAGCAGGGCGAGTTGGATGGGCGCTTTGCGGATGCCGGAGAGAAACCAGCAGCACCATCCGAGGAGccagcggaggcggaggcggaggaggacgatgacgacgatgaggacgatgacgaggagtatTGGTCCTACCATGACGTGGGTGAAGCCCTAGACTGGCTCGACGCCGCCGAGGGCCCGGATGGCTCGACGCGTCTTTCCTCAACATTCTCGGCCGCCGGAAGCGCCGCTGCGGCGCGGAGGCCGAACGCGCACGGCGGCATGCTCGCGCGCACACTCCAGCCACTCTCCAACCGCACACAGAAGCTGGCCTCGCACGTCCGCGCCGCTCCCTTGGAG GAGTGGGAAGGTAGAATGAACGTGGGGATGTCAAATTCTGTGACAACTGCAATCAGGGACAGCATAAGAGATACTGCAATTGGAAAAACAAGGAACACTGGGAAGGCAGATCGTGCTACAGTTGAACAG GCTATTGACCCAAGAACCCGCATGGTTTTGTTCAAAATGTTAAACCGTGGTGTGTTTAATAACATAAATGGTTGCATTTCTACTGGAAAAGAG GCAAATGTATATCATGCAACAAAGACGGATGGCAGTGAGTTAGCAATCAAAGTCTATAAAACTTCAGTGCTTGTTTTCAA GGATAGAGATCGATACGTTCAAGGAGATTATCGTTTTAGACATGGTTACTGCAAGCATAATCCTCGGAAAATGGTAAAGACCTGGGCTGAAAAGGAAATGCGAAATCTTTTACG AGTTAGAGCAGAAGGAATCCGATGCCCGAAGCCGTTACTCTTGAGGCTTCATGTTTTGGTGATGGAATTTATAG GAAAGGGAGGTTGGGCTGCTCCTCGTCTTAAGGATGCTAATTTGTCCGATGACAAGTTGCGTGAAACGTACTTTGAG ATTGTTACAACGATGCGGACACTTTACCAAAAGTGCAAGCTTGTCCATGGTGATTTGAGTGAATACAACATTCTTTATTATGAG GGACACTTGTACATCATTGATGTTTCACAGTCTGTCGACCTTGACCATCCTTCAGCTTTGGATTTCCTGAAGGAAGATTGCTTGCATGTTAAT GATTTCTTTGAAAAACGAGGCATTCCTGTCATGACAGTAACAGAGCTATTTAATTTTGTTGTGGATCAAAATatcgctgatgaagatgttgatgattaCCTGGAGAAG GTTCAACAAAAGATTTTGGAAAATGGAGATACAGCTGCAGATGATGATGAAATTGCTCCAACAGTCTTGGTGCAG ACGTTGGATTATGTGAAGCAATGTGAGGCAGATATTGTCAGCATGTCAATGATGCAACGCCCATCCGTTGGTTATGAGCCAACAGCAGATAAGCTTTATGACCAGCCACTGTTAGGATTTGTGCGGGCAAAAAATGAGCCTACCGAAAACAAGGAAGCACAGCCGGCACAAAAAACACGCGAAGAACCCTTGGACCTGCAAACTAAGTGCTCGTTGGAGAACAAGGAGGAAGATGAATCGGGTGACAGTGAGTCCTGCTCTAGCTCCGACGAAGACGGTTCGTGGCATGAGTCCACAAAGGTGGGGCCCGAAGAAAGGAAGGCTGCTCGCAAGGAAAACAAGAAGAAAGTGAAGGAGGAAAAGAGGGAAACTCGCAAGACGAAGATCCCCAAGGCCgataagaagaagaggaagaaaatggCGAAGGCAAAGTGCAAGCGGTAA